The following are encoded together in the Bacteroidota bacterium genome:
- a CDS encoding AsmA-like C-terminal region-containing protein, whose translation MKFPKVSFKIKNPKLARRLKRTAVTLLITLVSLFGTGLFVGYYYEDTIKKIIIDQLNKRLATEIQVKEIEFSIFKKFPFASVHFIDAVAKDAWSDPKIKKETLLEAKDVWLEFSILDLIFKEFTIKRIEVDHAKLALKILKDGTDNFQFLKPSSDTTDKSFQFDLTKLILNEVAVSYLDQKNSQDYRVLAHKLMLKGHFSEKDYTLNIEGRLFVNRIRSHRINYFSNKETSVDVTLYVNSNMGRYTFKEGGLAFGNMKLDVTGDIISNKTADSLNLKIEGKNLELRTLIEELPSQYGEYFKEYNCKGKCYFTASIIGSVKGQDRPQVSVLFGVENGDFSQKASNMRLAGVKFNASYSNGSKRDASTSVLKFSDFSASLKEGSVSGSFAMTNFNHPEVQLKAVANLNLADIQEFLKIDTVNSASGKLTLDVDFNGVMNSSSFTMADFVSSKTAGKLTLENCTIEFKGSKHSFSNLNGTFDFTNNDLGTENFTGNFSQSDFAIKGYFRNLLPFLVLQKEHLQINASLTSSNLDMDNLLQYRMSEMDTVYKLSLAEQLDFKLDLNIRKFNFRKFNASNISGTVIMKDRQFVAQNLSLNAMDGRISASGLVDASQPEKLLISCDANIKRVNISKLFYQFGNFGMTSFKDENINGTLTADIQFASVWSNTFEVDKNTIYAHAGIKIENGELIGYAPVMGLTKFLKGRDLTHIKFATLTNQIEIKDKVISIPAMEIQSDVIDFSAYGTHTFDNHIDYHLSMLIADLKNPSKNNKDDGSEYGQIIDDGLHKEKYFFRITGTVEKPEYIAIDKDAYKQNIADKVQQEKQNLKSILNKEFGWFKKDADSTGNKKKDKYDFNIQFDDEEKSADSTGLPKKETGKGIEKQKPKKQTRKKVIVTGGID comes from the coding sequence GTGAAGTTCCCGAAGGTCAGTTTTAAAATCAAGAATCCGAAGCTTGCCCGCAGGCTGAAACGGACTGCAGTTACACTGCTGATTACGCTTGTATCGCTTTTCGGCACCGGTCTTTTTGTGGGTTATTATTATGAGGATACGATCAAAAAAATCATCATTGACCAACTTAACAAAAGGCTGGCAACCGAAATACAGGTCAAAGAAATAGAGTTCTCTATTTTTAAAAAATTTCCATTCGCATCCGTCCATTTTATTGATGCCGTTGCGAAAGATGCATGGTCAGATCCCAAAATAAAAAAGGAAACACTGCTTGAGGCCAAAGATGTGTGGCTCGAGTTCAGCATTCTTGACCTCATTTTCAAAGAATTTACGATTAAACGGATTGAGGTCGACCATGCCAAACTGGCATTGAAAATACTGAAAGACGGCACGGATAATTTTCAGTTTCTGAAACCTTCGTCAGACACTACCGACAAATCATTTCAGTTTGACCTTACAAAACTTATTCTGAATGAAGTGGCTGTATCGTATCTGGATCAGAAGAACAGCCAGGATTACCGCGTACTTGCCCACAAGCTGATGCTGAAAGGCCATTTTTCCGAAAAGGATTATACACTGAATATCGAAGGGCGGCTTTTTGTGAACCGCATCCGTTCGCACCGCATCAATTATTTCAGCAACAAGGAAACGAGTGTTGATGTTACGCTTTATGTGAACAGCAATATGGGCCGCTACACGTTCAAGGAAGGTGGACTTGCCTTTGGTAATATGAAACTGGATGTTACGGGCGATATTATAAGCAATAAAACTGCCGACAGTCTGAATCTGAAAATTGAAGGCAAAAATCTGGAATTGCGGACGCTCATCGAAGAACTTCCATCGCAATATGGGGAATATTTTAAAGAATACAATTGTAAGGGAAAGTGCTATTTCACTGCCTCGATTATTGGTTCGGTAAAAGGGCAGGACAGACCTCAGGTAAGTGTTTTGTTTGGCGTTGAGAATGGAGATTTTTCGCAAAAAGCAAGCAATATGAGGCTGGCAGGAGTTAAATTTAATGCTTCCTATAGCAATGGCTCAAAGCGTGATGCATCTACTTCGGTACTTAAATTTTCCGATTTTTCTGCAAGCCTGAAAGAAGGTTCCGTTTCGGGTAGTTTTGCCATGACAAATTTCAATCATCCTGAAGTCCAGCTTAAAGCGGTTGCGAATCTGAATCTGGCGGATATCCAGGAATTCCTTAAGATTGATACGGTGAATTCTGCCAGTGGAAAATTGACTCTCGACGTTGATTTTAATGGAGTGATGAATAGCAGCAGCTTTACGATGGCCGATTTTGTATCGAGTAAAACCGCCGGAAAACTTACACTTGAAAACTGCACCATAGAATTCAAAGGCAGCAAACACAGTTTTTCGAATCTGAACGGCACGTTTGATTTTACAAATAACGACCTGGGAACAGAAAATTTTACCGGTAATTTTTCACAGTCGGATTTCGCAATTAAAGGATATTTCAGAAATCTGTTGCCTTTTTTAGTGTTGCAAAAGGAGCATTTGCAAATAAATGCTTCGCTGACATCCTCGAATCTGGATATGGATAATTTACTTCAGTATCGGATGTCGGAAATGGATACGGTGTATAAACTTTCATTAGCCGAACAACTGGATTTTAAACTCGATTTGAATATCCGTAAATTCAATTTCCGCAAATTTAATGCATCGAATATTTCGGGAACGGTAATTATGAAAGACAGGCAGTTTGTGGCCCAGAATTTATCGCTGAACGCGATGGATGGACGGATAAGCGCATCAGGTCTGGTGGATGCTTCTCAGCCCGAAAAACTATTGATAAGCTGTGACGCGAATATTAAGAGAGTCAACATCAGCAAGCTGTTTTATCAGTTCGGAAATTTTGGAATGACGAGCTTTAAAGATGAAAATATAAACGGTACGCTTACCGCAGACATACAGTTTGCATCGGTGTGGAGCAATACGTTTGAGGTGGATAAAAATACAATTTATGCACATGCCGGAATAAAAATCGAAAATGGCGAACTTATCGGTTATGCACCTGTGATGGGGCTTACGAAATTTCTGAAAGGCCGCGACCTTACGCACATAAAATTCGCAACACTTACCAATCAGATTGAAATAAAAGATAAAGTGATTTCCATTCCTGCGATGGAAATACAATCGGATGTGATTGATTTCAGCGCTTATGGAACGCACACATTTGATAATCACATCGACTATCATCTGAGTATGCTAATCGCCGATCTTAAAAATCCTTCCAAGAATAATAAAGATGACGGGAGTGAATATGGACAGATTATAGACGACGGTCTGCATAAGGAAAAATATTTTTTCCGCATAACGGGAACTGTTGAAAAACCTGAGTATATAGCAATCGATAAAGATGCGTACAAGCAAAACATAGCCGATAAAGTTCAACAGGAAAAACAAAATCTGAAATCTATACTGAACAAAGAATTTGGATGGTTCAAAAAGGATGCAGATTCAACCGGCAATAAGAAAAAGGATAAATACGACTTCAACATACAGTTTGATGATGAAGAAAAATCGGCCGATTCGACCGGTCTGCCCAAAAAAGAAACGGGTAAGGGAATAGAAAAGCAAAAACCAAAAAAACAAACCCGGAAGAAGGTAATCGTTACTGGCGGAATTGACTGA
- a CDS encoding MBOAT family O-acyltransferase: protein MNDFLTSLLYHAQSPLIFNSVLFILLFTLFYVGYVFVYNDVRKRNTLLLIFSLYFYYKISGLYVILLVLMGTSDFFIGKAMFSSTVDSKRKLLLFLSLFINIGSLIFFKYTNFFLNSLFGAAGQGESPILLNLIMPLGISFYVFKTLSYILDIYRERAEEYEKSWLNYLLFVSFFPNILAGPISKSRDLLPQFRQKNELTNELIGAGLFLILVGAFKKIFIADFLGANLVDRVFDSPEYFTGFEGLMATYGYTAQIYFDFSGYTDIVIGLACLMGFRVEPNFNKPFLATNVVDFWRRWHMTLSGWLNEYVFYPLSYNLRSYKKRGIVIGVLITFFISGLWHGPAWTYILWGISHGIAIAWTMTTGDAFAKLGKTIPKWLYRFLSIIITFHFLTFSMILFRAPDLNGAWKMYTLIFTKFDISVAAQWAQLYMKPLIILILAYVLHYLPMKWINFFKGVYVKMHWTVKALIVVLAILFIYQAYSSDAQPFIYLEF, encoded by the coding sequence ATGAATGATTTTTTAACATCTTTATTATACCATGCACAATCACCGCTCATCTTCAATTCGGTGTTGTTCATACTTTTGTTCACGCTGTTTTATGTGGGATATGTGTTCGTTTATAATGATGTCCGCAAACGCAATACGCTGTTATTGATTTTCTCGCTGTACTTTTATTATAAGATAAGTGGGCTTTATGTGATATTACTTGTGTTGATGGGCACATCCGATTTTTTTATCGGCAAAGCCATGTTCAGCAGCACAGTCGATTCTAAACGAAAACTGCTGCTATTTTTGTCGCTGTTTATAAATATCGGGTCACTGATATTTTTTAAGTATACCAACTTTTTTCTGAATTCATTGTTTGGCGCGGCAGGACAGGGCGAATCGCCCATACTGTTGAACCTTATAATGCCCCTGGGAATTTCATTTTACGTTTTCAAAACACTATCTTATATTTTAGATATTTACCGTGAACGAGCGGAAGAATATGAAAAGAGCTGGCTCAATTATCTGTTGTTTGTTTCATTTTTTCCGAATATTCTCGCAGGTCCCATTTCAAAATCGCGCGACTTACTGCCGCAGTTCAGACAGAAGAATGAACTCACCAATGAGCTCATTGGCGCCGGATTATTCCTGATACTGGTTGGAGCATTCAAAAAAATATTCATCGCCGATTTTCTGGGCGCAAACCTTGTTGACCGCGTATTTGATTCGCCGGAATATTTCACCGGTTTTGAAGGACTGATGGCAACTTATGGCTATACGGCTCAGATTTATTTTGATTTTTCCGGTTATACCGATATCGTGATAGGGCTGGCCTGCCTGATGGGATTCAGGGTAGAGCCCAACTTCAATAAACCATTTCTTGCAACCAATGTTGTGGATTTCTGGCGCCGCTGGCATATGACGCTTTCCGGATGGCTCAATGAATACGTGTTTTACCCGTTATCATACAATTTAAGAAGCTACAAAAAGCGCGGTATCGTAATCGGCGTTCTTATCACATTTTTTATTTCCGGATTGTGGCACGGACCGGCATGGACTTATATTCTGTGGGGCATCAGCCATGGCATTGCCATTGCATGGACCATGACAACCGGCGACGCTTTTGCAAAGCTTGGTAAAACAATTCCAAAATGGTTGTACCGCTTTCTGAGCATCATTATTACCTTCCATTTTCTTACGTTCTCAATGATATTATTCCGCGCACCGGATTTGAACGGTGCATGGAAAATGTACACACTCATATTCACAAAATTTGATATCAGTGTGGCGGCACAATGGGCACAACTATACATGAAGCCATTGATAATTCTGATACTTGCCTACGTGCTTCATTACCTTCCCATGAAATGGATTAACTTTTTCAAAGGCGTTTATGTGAAGATGCACTGGACCGTGAAGGCGCTCATCGTAGTACTGGCAATTCTGTTCATTTATCAGGCATACAGCTCCGATGCACAACCCTTCATTTATCTGGAGTTCTAA
- a CDS encoding cation:proton antiporter, with amino-acid sequence MKTGRNTLFYIVTIALFGVLMWQVFVHGQAQETGKVTSTRIIENSPGSHGFPAVIEGFKENLQHPLSILILQILLILIVARALGRLMVMIRQPSVIGEIIAGIVLGPSLLGTLIPGFSSFVFPLESLKNLQFLSQIGLILFMFIVGMELDLKVLRKRAADAAIVSYASILIPFFLGTGLALFIYQEFAPANISFTAFALFLGISMSITAFPVLARIVLERGMARSSIGTMALTSAATGDVMAWCILAIVIAIVKAGVITGALMTIALSVIFVAFMLYAVRPLLNRVAIHYMSRETISKPIVALIFGILFLSSYLAELIGIHALFGAFLAGVIIPSKTQFRHILAQKLEDVSLVLLLPLFFVFTGLRTQVGLLNSGHLWGVCAIIILVAVVGKFLGSALTSKMTGQPWKDSLIIGALMNTRGLMEMVVLNIGYELGILNPEIFTMLVIMALTTTFMTGPAIDTIEFFWNRKERRLNKMAGMAYHLLISFGSPRSGSRLLELAVQLGLKNGPKNKITALHLSPSADISMNEARVFELEGFRPIVETARSLDTEIKTEYRSTNDVSREIIQFANSGKFNLMLVGSSRQLFSHEETGGKVRFLAEDIVCPVAVLIDRGFNNIHKASLIIDDLSEQYISAILAHFMSDPQNELVILDKHNLLEKDSGLWGIRNEHNATRIRRVVASINDSTVPEGTELIIVSMQYWNKAKQRNEDWINYAPSILVVSAK; translated from the coding sequence ATGAAAACAGGCAGAAATACGCTGTTTTACATCGTTACTATTGCACTTTTCGGAGTGCTGATGTGGCAGGTGTTTGTTCATGGACAAGCACAGGAAACAGGCAAAGTAACTAGTACACGGATAATAGAAAATTCTCCCGGCTCTCATGGTTTTCCTGCCGTTATTGAAGGATTCAAAGAAAATCTGCAGCACCCCCTTTCCATTCTTATCTTACAAATTCTGCTCATTCTGATTGTTGCCAGGGCTCTGGGACGTCTTATGGTAATGATACGCCAACCCAGCGTGATTGGTGAAATCATTGCAGGTATTGTGCTCGGGCCATCGTTGCTGGGAACACTCATTCCGGGATTCTCGTCATTTGTGTTTCCATTGGAGTCGCTGAAAAATTTACAGTTCCTGAGTCAGATAGGATTGATTCTCTTCATGTTCATTGTGGGTATGGAACTTGATTTAAAAGTGCTTCGCAAGAGAGCCGCCGATGCTGCCATTGTCAGTTATGCCAGCATACTTATACCTTTCTTTCTGGGCACAGGACTGGCTCTCTTCATTTATCAAGAATTCGCGCCGGCCAACATTTCATTTACAGCATTCGCACTATTTCTGGGTATAAGTATGAGCATTACGGCATTTCCTGTACTTGCACGCATAGTACTTGAACGGGGTATGGCACGCAGTTCTATTGGCACAATGGCGCTAACCAGCGCAGCTACCGGCGATGTTATGGCGTGGTGCATCCTTGCCATTGTGATAGCCATCGTAAAAGCGGGCGTGATTACCGGTGCGCTGATGACCATCGCACTTTCCGTAATTTTTGTAGCCTTCATGCTGTATGCCGTACGACCCCTGCTGAACAGGGTCGCCATTCATTATATGTCACGTGAAACCATCAGCAAACCGATAGTTGCGCTTATATTTGGAATTCTTTTTCTTTCAAGTTATTTAGCTGAACTGATTGGCATTCATGCGCTGTTCGGTGCTTTTCTGGCAGGTGTCATTATCCCGTCCAAAACGCAATTCCGGCACATTCTGGCTCAAAAGCTGGAAGACGTAAGCCTCGTGCTGCTGCTTCCGCTTTTCTTTGTGTTCACAGGTTTGCGCACACAGGTCGGATTGCTGAACTCAGGCCATTTGTGGGGTGTTTGCGCTATTATTATTCTTGTTGCCGTTGTCGGGAAGTTTCTCGGAAGCGCACTTACATCAAAGATGACGGGGCAACCCTGGAAAGACAGCCTCATCATTGGAGCGCTGATGAACACCCGCGGACTGATGGAAATGGTGGTATTGAACATCGGTTACGAGCTCGGTATTCTGAATCCCGAGATATTCACCATGCTTGTAATCATGGCGCTCACAACAACCTTCATGACCGGTCCGGCTATTGATACTATTGAATTTTTCTGGAACAGAAAAGAACGACGTTTGAATAAAATGGCCGGCATGGCCTACCACCTGCTGATTTCATTCGGGTCGCCGCGTTCCGGCAGCCGCCTGCTCGAACTTGCCGTTCAGCTTGGGCTGAAGAATGGTCCGAAAAATAAAATCACCGCGCTTCATCTTTCGCCGTCGGCAGATATATCCATGAATGAAGCACGCGTTTTTGAACTTGAAGGATTCCGACCCATCGTAGAAACCGCGCGCAGTCTGGATACGGAGATAAAAACAGAATATCGCTCAACGAACGATGTCAGTCGTGAGATTATACAGTTTGCCAACAGCGGCAAGTTCAACCTCATGCTTGTAGGAAGCTCGCGACAATTATTCTCTCACGAAGAAACCGGCGGTAAGGTGCGATTTTTGGCCGAAGATATTGTATGCCCGGTAGCTGTTCTTATTGACCGTGGATTCAACAATATTCATAAAGCAAGTTTAATTATAGACGACCTGAGCGAACAGTATATCTCAGCCATTCTGGCGCACTTCATGTCCGATCCACAAAATGAATTAGTAATTCTGGATAAACATAATTTACTGGAAAAAGATTCCGGTCTGTGGGGAATCCGTAATGAACATAATGCAACACGCATCCGCCGCGTAGTAGCCAGCATCAATGATAGTACCGTTCCGGAAGGTACAGAGTTGATCATTGTAAGCATGCAATACTGGAATAAGGCAAAACAACGAAACGAAGACTGGATTAACTACGCACCGTCAATTCTGGTGGTTTCCGCAAAATAA
- a CDS encoding bile acid:sodium symporter — protein MISGVLSVDLLVNLVLALIMLGIGLSLTAADFRNIFLHPVSLVAALGIQIIGLPLVSFGIAAFAPLSAEMRVGLVLVSLCASGASSNLITHLLKGNVALAISMTVFNSIITLFSIPLLTNLALRNFMHTEAEIQLPFLETIVQIFMVSILPATVGLLIRRYKVKVAKALEKPLKYVLPALLATVFALKIFLGTASGGTGISVSETMHILPFMLLLNLLAMSLGFFGARVLRRPFADQFTISIEVGLHNTALALLISGNILQNAGMQKPAVVYAMFSFFTAILYVVIIKKIFEKRTEK, from the coding sequence ATGATAAGCGGTGTTTTGTCAGTTGATCTTCTGGTGAATCTGGTGCTGGCACTTATCATGCTCGGCATCGGCTTATCTCTTACAGCCGCTGATTTCAGAAATATCTTTTTGCACCCGGTTTCATTGGTTGCTGCTTTGGGAATACAGATAATCGGCCTCCCGCTGGTGTCGTTCGGTATTGCTGCATTTGCCCCGCTTTCCGCGGAAATGCGCGTCGGGCTGGTGTTGGTTTCGCTGTGTGCCAGCGGAGCTTCGTCCAACCTCATCACGCATCTGCTCAAAGGAAATGTTGCCTTAGCCATTTCAATGACGGTATTCAATTCCATCATTACGCTGTTCAGCATTCCGCTGCTTACCAATCTGGCATTGCGCAATTTTATGCACACAGAGGCAGAAATTCAGCTGCCGTTCCTCGAAACCATCGTCCAGATTTTTATGGTTTCCATATTACCCGCTACTGTTGGCCTGCTGATACGGCGCTATAAAGTGAAGGTTGCAAAAGCACTCGAAAAGCCTTTAAAATATGTACTTCCGGCACTTCTGGCTACTGTTTTTGCGCTCAAGATATTTCTGGGAACTGCCAGCGGCGGTACAGGCATCAGTGTAAGCGAAACCATGCATATTCTTCCATTTATGCTGTTGCTGAACTTACTTGCCATGTCGCTGGGATTTTTCGGAGCACGGGTACTGCGTCGCCCTTTTGCCGACCAGTTCACCATTTCTATTGAAGTTGGCCTGCATAATACCGCACTGGCACTGCTGATATCGGGAAATATCTTACAAAATGCCGGCATGCAAAAACCCGCGGTGGTTTATGCCATGTTCTCGTTTTTCACGGCAATCCTCTATGTAGTGATTATCAAGAAAATATTTGAGAAGCGCACGGAAAAATAA
- a CDS encoding acyl carrier protein: MQEDINSRLTKVFHKVFKDDTIVLVDEMTAKDVEKWDSLTHLVLISDTEEEFGIKFKLKELIAMKNVGDFLRSIESKLNAH, encoded by the coding sequence ATGCAGGAAGATATCAATTCGCGGCTTACAAAAGTTTTCCATAAGGTATTCAAGGATGATACGATTGTCCTGGTTGATGAGATGACTGCCAAAGATGTTGAAAAATGGGATTCTCTTACCCATCTCGTACTTATTTCCGATACCGAAGAAGAGTTCGGTATCAAATTCAAACTCAAGGAACTTATCGCTATGAAGAATGTGGGCGATTTTTTGCGTTCTATTGAAAGCAAATTAAACGCACACTGA
- a CDS encoding LysM peptidoglycan-binding domain-containing protein — MRSKKRNRKYFILLLIPLVVGLLAFRHALFPVQGKPVVDKDSLTSPSYVQTLIRYQRYYPFIRYDRNYIEWSDFSAIQSFFTKISQTPNRKLKILHIGDSHLQSDFPTGYIRERMQELFGYGGRGLVFPYKAAGTHPAYDYRTFCNGNWDYTRNIQREAVLDMGVIGATIRTSDSTAGFKIVFREGFIRPGFTVIKLFCKQDSLSYDIRLKTGGSSSPILLSCNNYASKKAYIEIKLSKPSDTLEFIINKTEKKQNFFECYGIQVESNEDKGVLYNSIGINGAGYKSILKQRLFGKQLPSVDPDLVVIDLGANDFYAGGFNAADLEKDLSAIIDTIKRACPAACIIVSNSQDIFYKRRRSIPQCKDFMELTKRVAMAKKCAFYDYYDVAGGSNSMTLWCKAGLGRNDKIHLSAPGYYVRGELLLNAMLNSYRLSLARFRNDSLDAQKYIIDTTSLKKYFVDEINIKQEKNEKEPKAVYNEPEQETESGDKIYYTIRSGDNLGSIAEKYGTTVSNLQYWNGLRGTKIVAGETIVIYKKGAGADKLQNKTTVEQKQYVKPKQDAIVPNTVQSSRKGNYKVTSGDSLWSIAKKYGTTVEAIKKANKLSSDKLSIGQTLIIP; from the coding sequence ATGAGGTCTAAAAAACGGAACCGGAAATATTTTATACTGCTGCTGATTCCTTTGGTAGTAGGGCTTCTGGCATTCCGTCATGCACTATTCCCCGTTCAGGGAAAGCCTGTTGTAGATAAAGATTCCCTCACCAGTCCAAGTTATGTGCAAACGCTTATTCGCTATCAGCGCTATTATCCGTTCATCCGTTACGACCGCAATTATATTGAATGGTCTGATTTTTCTGCAATTCAGAGTTTCTTTACAAAAATATCGCAGACGCCCAACCGTAAATTAAAAATACTGCATATAGGCGACAGCCACCTGCAGTCTGATTTTCCGACGGGGTACATCCGCGAACGCATGCAGGAACTTTTTGGATATGGTGGTCGCGGTCTGGTGTTTCCTTACAAAGCTGCAGGCACTCATCCTGCCTATGATTACAGAACATTTTGTAACGGCAACTGGGATTATACACGCAATATTCAGCGTGAAGCGGTTTTAGATATGGGTGTGATTGGTGCAACCATACGCACCTCAGATTCAACAGCCGGTTTCAAAATTGTATTCAGGGAAGGCTTTATCAGACCGGGGTTTACAGTTATTAAATTATTCTGCAAGCAGGATTCGCTGAGTTATGATATTCGCCTGAAAACAGGCGGTTCCTCATCGCCCATACTCCTTTCCTGCAACAATTATGCATCCAAAAAAGCATACATAGAAATTAAACTGTCAAAGCCGTCGGATACGCTGGAATTCATCATTAATAAAACAGAAAAGAAGCAAAACTTTTTTGAATGCTATGGTATACAGGTCGAAAGCAATGAAGATAAAGGCGTGCTGTATAATTCCATTGGTATCAATGGTGCCGGTTATAAAAGTATTCTTAAGCAGCGATTGTTTGGAAAACAGCTTCCATCGGTCGATCCCGACTTAGTAGTGATTGACCTTGGTGCCAACGATTTCTATGCAGGAGGCTTCAATGCCGCCGATCTTGAAAAAGATCTTTCTGCCATCATTGATACTATAAAAAGAGCCTGCCCCGCCGCATGCATCATTGTTTCAAACTCTCAGGATATTTTTTACAAGCGCCGCCGCAGCATCCCGCAGTGCAAGGATTTTATGGAGTTAACCAAACGTGTGGCGATGGCGAAAAAATGCGCATTCTATGATTATTATGATGTTGCAGGCGGAAGTAATTCGATGACACTTTGGTGCAAAGCGGGATTGGGACGTAATGATAAAATTCATCTTTCGGCACCCGGCTATTATGTTCGCGGAGAACTGCTGCTGAATGCCATGCTGAACTCGTATCGTCTGTCGTTGGCGCGTTTCCGAAACGATAGCCTGGATGCGCAAAAATATATAATTGATACTACGTCGCTGAAAAAGTATTTTGTTGACGAAATAAACATCAAACAGGAAAAGAACGAAAAAGAGCCAAAAGCCGTCTACAATGAGCCGGAACAGGAAACAGAAAGCGGAGACAAAATTTATTATACCATTCGCTCAGGCGATAATCTGGGCAGTATTGCCGAAAAATACGGCACTACGGTAAGTAATCTTCAATACTGGAACGGACTGCGCGGAACAAAAATTGTGGCCGGAGAAACCATTGTAATCTATAAAAAAGGGGCAGGCGCCGATAAGCTGCAAAACAAAACTACGGTAGAGCAGAAGCAGTATGTAAAGCCAAAGCAGGACGCCATTGTTCCTAATACTGTGCAGAGTTCACGTAAAGGAAATTATAAAGTTACTTCAGGTGATTCGCTTTGGTCAATTGCAAAAAAGTACGGGACAACCGTTGAAGCAATCAAGAAAGCAAATAAACTGAGCAGTGACAAACTGAGTATTGGGCAAACGCTAATTATTCCCTGA
- a CDS encoding ferritin — MLSKKMEDALNTQINAEFYSSYLYLSMAAYLNEANLVGFAHWMEIQAQEEAAHAMMFYIYMKDRGAKITLGAIDKPDSSWKSPLDVMAAVLKHELKVTGLINNLVDLALKERDHATNNHLQWFVKEQVEEEANATAILQQLKLIGGKGEGLLMLDRELKARVFVNPMTPGA, encoded by the coding sequence ATGTTAAGCAAAAAAATGGAAGATGCGCTGAATACACAAATCAACGCAGAATTTTATTCATCATACCTTTACCTCTCAATGGCCGCCTACCTGAATGAAGCGAATCTGGTGGGATTTGCGCACTGGATGGAGATTCAGGCTCAGGAAGAAGCCGCTCACGCGATGATGTTCTATATTTATATGAAAGATCGCGGCGCTAAGATTACTCTGGGCGCTATCGACAAACCTGACTCATCATGGAAAAGCCCGTTGGATGTGATGGCCGCTGTTCTCAAACATGAACTGAAAGTTACCGGATTAATCAACAATCTGGTTGACCTTGCTTTGAAAGAACGCGACCACGCAACAAACAATCACCTGCAATGGTTTGTAAAAGAACAGGTGGAGGAAGAAGCCAATGCAACGGCTATTCTTCAGCAGCTTAAGCTCATTGGCGGTAAAGGAGAAGGTTTGCTGATGCTGGACCGCGAACTGAAAGCCCGGGTATTTGTAAATCCGATGACGCCCGGCGCTTAA